A region from the Campylobacter blaseri genome encodes:
- the smpB gene encoding SsrA-binding protein SmpB: protein MRDLARNKKAYHDFTILETYEAGIVLKGSEVKSLRAGRANLKDSFVRIIKGELFLLGSHISYLENTNSYFRPDERAPRKLLMHKKQIDKLFGSVTKDGSTIVPLSMYLNKKNIVKVKIALAKGKNLHDKRETLKRKTADREARAAIVNFGKGKI, encoded by the coding sequence TTGAGAGATTTAGCTAGAAATAAAAAAGCATATCATGACTTTACTATTTTAGAAACCTATGAGGCAGGGATTGTTTTAAAAGGGAGTGAAGTTAAAAGCTTAAGAGCCGGCCGAGCAAATCTAAAAGATAGCTTTGTAAGGATAATAAAAGGAGAGCTATTTTTACTTGGATCTCATATTAGCTATTTAGAAAATACAAATAGCTATTTTAGACCCGATGAAAGAGCGCCTAGAAAGCTTTTAATGCATAAAAAGCAGATTGATAAGCTTTTTGGAAGTGTTACAAAAGATGGCTCAACTATAGTTCCTCTATCTATGTATTTAAATAAAAAGAATATAGTTAAAGTCAAAATTGCCCTAGCTAAAGGTAAAAATCTGCATGATAAAAGGGAAACCTTAAAAAGAAAAACAGCAGATAGAGAAGCAAGAGCAGCTATAGTTAATTTTGGAAAAGGAAAAATTTAA
- a CDS encoding 4-(cytidine 5'-diphospho)-2-C-methyl-D-erythritol kinase → MKSFAKINVFLKIIGTRDNYHELVSRFILVENLYDEISFKKSSYNNYKLNILSNKAIKGENIISKAYNELAKLGFDEKLHAFFKEHDVILHKNIPIGAGLGGGSSNAATFLHLANKEIDLSLTIPDIVEISKNIGSDVAFFASRLKSANVSGVGEIIENFDDIVPKIKIISPNIFSSTPVVYNEFRKNFMNVIDKELALSLYNLSSQEILSSYTNYQLNDLLLPCKKLYPKLILNDDEFLSGSGSSYFKVKGKI, encoded by the coding sequence TTGAAAAGCTTTGCAAAAATAAATGTATTTTTAAAGATTATAGGCACAAGGGATAACTATCATGAGTTAGTTTCTAGATTCATTTTAGTCGAAAATTTATATGATGAAATTTCATTTAAAAAGTCAAGTTATAATAATTATAAATTAAATATATTATCAAACAAAGCAATTAAAGGCGAAAACATTATCTCTAAAGCATATAATGAACTAGCCAAATTAGGTTTTGATGAGAAATTACATGCTTTTTTTAAAGAGCATGATGTGATTTTACATAAAAATATACCAATTGGTGCTGGGCTTGGTGGTGGAAGTAGTAATGCAGCCACTTTTTTACACCTAGCAAACAAAGAGATAGATTTAAGCTTGACCATCCCAGATATAGTTGAGATATCAAAAAATATAGGTAGCGATGTTGCCTTTTTTGCAAGTAGACTAAAAAGTGCAAATGTTAGTGGAGTTGGTGAGATTATAGAAAATTTTGATGATATAGTTCCAAAGATTAAAATAATATCTCCAAATATATTTTCATCAACACCTGTGGTTTATAATGAATTTAGAAAAAATTTTATGAATGTTATAGATAAAGAATTAGCATTAAGTTTATATAATTTAAGTTCGCAAGAGATTTTAAGTAGTTACACAAACTACCAATTAAACGATCTTTTACTTCCTTGCAAAAAACTCTATCCTAAGCTTATCTTAAATGATGATGAGTTTTTAAGTGGAAGTGGAAGCAGTTATTTTAAAGTTAAAGGTAAAATTTGA
- a CDS encoding cytochrome c3 family protein: MNRLLKQMFTTLFLFASLLFFSPAKTHASGEGSMAIVDGVIPISMSQAKGIMENGAHVYDFNMNEVRNEYGFIKGATLVDVDMGIPFDKLEAMMPKDKDATILCYCLNRLCYTSSEAALSIMKMGYKNVYVMLEGIEAWILHGNPVEKKNGSNVPDKYKYVGSNNWAKSESVTDYTDVIHRQIMFGDIPSCRDCHGIQIGYDKKAISENFASNRKNINQNCALCHEEEGEEFSTSAHSFLVSTKENSPMCTDCHDVHMGKETTLVNMKKMSDQKCGSCHEKERKHYHNTFHGKAMYLEDAGKAIDVAACYDCHGAHNIYKIDDKRSTLHPGANRIETCASCHPGGGENFSNWIAHADHTDPDNTMLYSAFIFMTGLIAVVFGFFFIHTALWTMRLLITRAKYPKEWKEAKEKAHSDPVKIERFTNFHKIQHFFLAASFLGLGFSGLPQKFYTASWAQDMIAIMGGPMGAIKIHHISAIIMIIVFLSHIAEFTLHGWRNRKAIIDPATGKYSFKIFLGKLFGPDSLMPNFQDFRDLKENFLWFIGKRETMPKFDRWTYWEKFDWIAVFWGMFIIGLSGLMLWFPVWFTKFLPGELLNLATFLHSDEALLALGFIFLFHFFHTHFRANKFPMDMVIFSGHLTEEELKQEREPWYNRLKESGKLEELKVKNDNFNAWKTFSYFIGYAMVITGFIFLFMMIYAFIEAM; the protein is encoded by the coding sequence ATGAATAGATTATTAAAACAAATGTTTACTACTCTTTTTCTATTTGCTTCATTGCTGTTTTTCTCTCCAGCTAAAACACATGCTTCTGGAGAAGGTTCTATGGCCATCGTTGATGGCGTAATTCCAATCAGTATGTCTCAAGCAAAAGGGATTATGGAAAATGGCGCTCATGTTTATGATTTTAATATGAATGAAGTTAGAAATGAGTATGGGTTTATAAAAGGTGCTACCTTAGTTGATGTAGACATGGGAATACCTTTTGATAAATTAGAGGCTATGATGCCTAAAGATAAAGATGCAACAATACTTTGTTACTGCTTAAATAGATTATGCTATACAAGTAGTGAAGCGGCATTATCTATTATGAAGATGGGTTATAAAAATGTTTATGTAATGCTTGAAGGTATTGAAGCTTGGATATTACATGGTAATCCAGTTGAAAAAAAGAATGGTTCAAATGTTCCAGATAAATACAAATATGTTGGTAGTAATAACTGGGCAAAATCAGAAAGTGTAACTGATTATACAGATGTTATACATAGACAAATTATGTTTGGAGATATTCCATCTTGTAGAGATTGTCATGGTATTCAAATAGGCTATGATAAAAAAGCAATATCTGAAAATTTTGCGAGTAATAGAAAAAATATTAACCAAAACTGTGCTCTTTGTCACGAAGAAGAGGGCGAAGAATTTAGTACAAGTGCTCATAGCTTTTTAGTTAGCACAAAAGAAAATAGCCCTATGTGTACAGATTGTCACGATGTGCATATGGGCAAGGAAACAACTCTTGTAAATATGAAAAAAATGAGTGACCAAAAATGTGGTAGCTGTCATGAAAAAGAGAGAAAGCATTATCATAATACTTTCCATGGAAAGGCGATGTATCTTGAAGATGCTGGTAAAGCTATAGATGTTGCTGCTTGTTATGATTGTCATGGTGCTCATAATATTTATAAAATAGATGATAAGCGTTCAACTCTACATCCTGGTGCAAATAGAATAGAAACTTGTGCATCATGTCACCCTGGTGGAGGAGAAAACTTCTCTAATTGGATAGCTCATGCTGATCATACTGATCCAGATAATACAATGCTATATAGTGCATTTATTTTTATGACAGGATTAATAGCAGTTGTATTTGGATTTTTCTTTATACATACAGCATTATGGACAATGAGATTGCTTATAACAAGAGCAAAATATCCAAAAGAGTGGAAAGAGGCAAAAGAAAAAGCTCATAGTGACCCTGTTAAAATTGAAAGATTTACGAATTTCCATAAAATTCAGCATTTCTTCTTAGCAGCTAGCTTCTTAGGCTTAGGATTCTCTGGACTTCCTCAAAAGTTCTATACAGCTTCTTGGGCTCAAGATATGATCGCTATAATGGGTGGACCTATGGGTGCAATTAAAATTCACCATATATCAGCTATTATTATGATTATAGTATTCTTAAGCCATATTGCCGAGTTTACTCTACATGGATGGAGAAATAGAAAAGCTATAATTGATCCTGCAACAGGAAAATACAGCTTTAAGATATTCTTAGGAAAATTGTTTGGACCAGATTCATTAATGCCAAATTTCCAAGACTTTAGAGATCTTAAAGAAAACTTCCTATGGTTCATTGGTAAGCGTGAAACTATGCCTAAGTTTGATAGATGGACATACTGGGAGAAATTTGACTGGATTGCGGTGTTCTGGGGTATGTTTATTATAGGCTTATCTGGTTTAATGCTTTGGTTCCCTGTTTGGTTTACTAAGTTTTTACCAGGTGAATTACTAAATCTTGCTACATTCCTTCACTCAGATGAAGCGTTGCTAGCATTAGGATTTATATTCTTGTTCCACTTCTTCCATACACACTTTAGGGCAAATAAATTCCCTATGGATATGGTAATCTTCTCAGGACATTTAACTGAAGAAGAGTTAAAACAAGAAAGAGAGCCTTGGTATAACAGACTTAAAGAAAGTGGTAAACTTGAAGAGCTTAAGGTTAAAAATGATAACTTTAATGCTTGGAAGACATTCTCTTACTTCATAGGTTATGCTATGGTAATCACAGGATTTATCTTCCTTTTCATGATGATATACGCTTTTATTGAAGCTATGTAA
- a CDS encoding ATP-dependent Clp protease adaptor ClpS, with the protein MPKQSETVEKTKFFIPKLYNVILHNDDKTTMDFVVDILIQIFNKSFDEAVETMLKIHNSGQAICGTYQKEIAISKQKAVLNSAKVANFPLQCTIEKE; encoded by the coding sequence ATGCCAAAACAAAGTGAGACGGTAGAAAAGACTAAATTTTTTATACCCAAACTTTATAATGTCATTTTGCATAATGATGACAAAACGACGATGGACTTTGTAGTGGATATTTTAATTCAAATTTTTAACAAGTCTTTTGATGAAGCAGTAGAAACTATGTTAAAAATTCATAATAGTGGACAAGCTATTTGCGGAACATACCAAAAAGAAATTGCTATAAGCAAACAAAAAGCGGTATTAAACTCAGCAAAAGTTGCAAATTTTCCACTTCAATGCACAATAGAAAAGGAGTAA
- the ccsA gene encoding cytochrome c biogenesis protein codes for MRKFLYAFLGMPAALVLMLIFGIASAVATIVETTQGIDAAWAYVYGADWFAIVQLLIVINLAYNIYKYKLYLPRKIPGFLFHASFIVIFIGSALTRYVGFEGSMHIRENSQTNLISTREVFIQLMAQNDDNEEVSKDIKKYISTEGLKPFDFSLDLGENTATLRYEKFVLNSGMQWVEKKGGEPVIELFFSDEQNKRTVLLKDRQIIPIGDLDIAFNTKPRQHNYIQITLKDDGKFYIKTNQNIGFIDMAEQEKGTLEKDVDISVENQRLYNIDGINFAFKTKLKEAKRDIVELPRTEMGNNALTGTLEYNGGKEDVYVFFGDAPRSFFVGGKEFKLAWSPKMIELPFSLYLKDFAMDRYPGSNSPSGYSSDVIVKDGDFEMEYKIYMNHVLDYKGYRFFQSSYDRDEKGTILSVNNDPGKVPTYIGYFLMMLGMFLTLFNKNSRFLELSKLIDDRTKIDNKKTNSFKKGAMALLIATCIGFSTTPAKAFSDVPPIDVEHSMKLKTLTVQGFDGRMKPFDTVAKEVLQKVYKKSKYKNMNPTQVMLSIMVNPGYWRNVPFIKVSDPELKKIIGIPENATHAKFSDFYAINDKKTSYYKLSLLTDEISRKPPNIRTKFDKDVIKVDERLNIFYMTYITEIFKILPKQNDPNHTWYSPYSAMRSFTGNELQQTTNLLEGYFDNVIEAQKSGDWKKADQGLEAIREYQNTIGEKVVPNMNKIKFELIFNKAKIFQRLSPIYLLAGLALLIFVFIRIMRPNINMSFAFKSVYTVNILAFIIHTIGLGIRWYISGHAPWSNTYESLVYIAWSLSLSGIIFSRTSAISLSLTSILAGVTLFVAHLSSIDPQITPLQPVLNSYWLVIHVSVITASYGFLGLGGLLGMFTLMLLLFKKSDKDDEISRNIAEASRINEMSLILGLFLLTAGTFLGGVWANESWGRYWGWDPKETWSLITVLVYSVVVHMRLVPKLNSQYWFAVASMFSYASVMMTYFGVNFYLSGMHSYANGESIPVPKSVWISILVAIGLSTLAYFKRKYSKKL; via the coding sequence ATGAGAAAATTTTTATACGCCTTTTTAGGTATGCCTGCGGCATTAGTACTAATGTTGATATTTGGCATAGCTAGTGCTGTGGCTACTATAGTAGAGACTACGCAAGGCATTGATGCTGCATGGGCATATGTTTATGGCGCTGATTGGTTTGCTATTGTACAACTTCTAATTGTTATAAACCTAGCATACAATATCTATAAATATAAATTATATTTGCCAAGAAAAATTCCTGGTTTTTTATTTCATGCTAGTTTTATAGTTATATTTATAGGTTCTGCATTAACTAGATATGTTGGCTTTGAAGGCTCTATGCATATAAGAGAAAACTCTCAAACCAATTTAATATCAACAAGAGAGGTGTTTATACAACTTATGGCTCAAAATGATGACAATGAAGAGGTTTCTAAAGATATAAAAAAATATATATCTACAGAGGGTTTAAAGCCGTTTGATTTCTCTTTAGATTTAGGTGAAAATACTGCAACCTTAAGATATGAAAAATTTGTATTAAATAGCGGTATGCAATGGGTGGAAAAAAAAGGCGGTGAACCAGTTATCGAACTTTTTTTCTCAGATGAACAAAACAAAAGAACTGTTCTTTTAAAAGATCGCCAAATAATACCAATAGGTGATCTTGATATTGCTTTTAATACAAAACCAAGACAACATAATTATATCCAAATCACACTTAAAGACGATGGTAAATTCTATATAAAAACTAATCAAAATATAGGTTTTATAGATATGGCTGAGCAAGAAAAAGGAACTTTAGAAAAAGATGTGGATATATCTGTGGAAAATCAAAGATTATACAATATAGATGGCATTAACTTTGCATTCAAAACAAAACTCAAAGAAGCCAAAAGAGATATAGTAGAACTACCTAGAACAGAAATGGGAAACAATGCACTTACAGGAACGCTCGAATACAATGGAGGAAAAGAAGATGTTTATGTATTCTTTGGTGATGCGCCAAGATCGTTTTTTGTTGGTGGAAAAGAATTTAAACTAGCATGGTCACCAAAAATGATAGAACTTCCTTTTAGTTTGTATTTAAAAGATTTTGCCATGGATAGATATCCAGGCTCAAACTCGCCTTCTGGATATAGTAGTGATGTAATAGTAAAAGATGGAGACTTCGAAATGGAATATAAAATTTATATGAACCATGTACTTGATTATAAAGGATATAGATTTTTCCAAAGCTCTTACGATAGAGATGAAAAAGGGACTATACTTTCTGTAAACAATGATCCTGGAAAAGTTCCTACATATATTGGCTATTTTTTAATGATGCTTGGAATGTTTTTAACACTGTTTAATAAAAATTCAAGATTTTTAGAACTATCAAAATTAATTGATGACAGAACTAAGATAGATAATAAAAAAACAAATTCTTTTAAAAAAGGCGCTATGGCATTGCTTATAGCAACATGTATAGGATTTAGCACAACACCGGCAAAAGCATTTTCAGATGTACCACCAATTGATGTAGAACACTCCATGAAACTTAAAACTTTAACTGTTCAAGGTTTTGATGGGAGAATGAAGCCATTTGATACGGTAGCAAAAGAAGTTCTTCAAAAAGTGTACAAAAAAAGTAAATATAAAAACATGAACCCAACTCAAGTTATGCTTTCTATAATGGTAAATCCAGGATATTGGAGAAATGTTCCTTTTATTAAAGTAAGTGATCCTGAACTTAAAAAGATTATTGGAATTCCAGAAAATGCAACTCATGCTAAATTTAGTGATTTTTATGCTATTAATGATAAAAAAACATCATATTATAAGCTTAGTTTATTAACAGATGAGATAAGTAGAAAACCGCCTAATATTAGAACTAAATTTGATAAAGATGTTATAAAAGTTGATGAAAGATTAAATATTTTTTATATGACATATATAACAGAAATTTTTAAAATTTTACCAAAACAAAATGATCCAAATCATACATGGTATTCTCCATATAGTGCTATGAGATCATTTACAGGAAATGAATTGCAACAAACAACAAATCTACTTGAGGGGTATTTTGACAATGTTATTGAAGCTCAAAAAAGTGGCGATTGGAAAAAAGCAGATCAAGGACTAGAGGCAATAAGAGAGTATCAAAACACAATTGGAGAAAAAGTTGTTCCTAATATGAATAAGATAAAATTTGAACTTATATTTAATAAAGCTAAAATTTTCCAAAGACTTTCACCTATCTATCTTTTAGCTGGGCTTGCTCTTTTAATTTTTGTTTTTATAAGGATAATGAGGCCAAATATAAATATGTCTTTTGCTTTTAAAAGCGTATATACTGTAAACATATTAGCATTTATAATACACACTATTGGACTTGGTATAAGATGGTATATATCAGGTCATGCTCCTTGGTCAAATACATATGAATCATTAGTTTATATAGCATGGTCGCTTTCGTTAAGTGGGATAATATTTTCTAGAACTTCAGCCATTTCCCTATCTCTAACATCAATCCTAGCTGGTGTTACGCTTTTTGTGGCTCATTTAAGCAGTATTGACCCACAAATTACTCCACTACAACCTGTTCTTAACTCTTATTGGTTAGTAATCCATGTTTCAGTTATAACTGCAAGCTACGGATTTTTGGGTCTTGGTGGACTTTTAGGTATGTTTACTTTAATGCTTTTATTATTTAAAAAATCAGATAAAGATGATGAAATTTCTAGAAATATAGCAGAAGCTTCAAGAATAAATGAAATGAGTTTGATTTTAGGTCTTTTTTTATTAACTGCTGGAACATTTCTAGGTGGTGTTTGGGCAAACGAGAGCTGGGGAAGATATTGGGGTTGGGATCCTAAAGAGACTTGGTCTTTAATTACCGTGTTAGTTTACTCAGTTGTAGTTCACATGAGACTAGTTCCAAAACTAAATTCTCAATACTGGTTTGCTGTAGCTTCAATGTTCTCTTATGCAAGTGTAATGATGACATACTTTGGAGTAAATTTTTATCTTTCAGGAATGCATAGTTATGCAAATGGTGAA
- a CDS encoding cytochrome c3 family protein, giving the protein MGIREIDPNTPRTLENYVGDADGFLEILFERHPMFHYEREGRLVGQYRISDRMEEFVEMNSGPKFAKKKGLERAAITYRLGMESILDYPNKFVGPDKCGECHPAQYEQWERSRHAKSVRFPEQMLEVDGDLKRPLYGSSASILPLGIQEDDIYAVIGTPRTKYGFIDRWLVRGTYHVQDGNLSDLSGKMVAGGNQFSRVWAQHITPETAKKIAEFSPGFPTKMEDFGRSQSTVWGTNSYGANYAKSMAFQPASSYCEVCHSFKFDFKSRQEFFDAIGDKDMLREHTISRGISCEECHGAGAHLYGARGAGMPSNCERCHQRFAFHEDEAEPNPRKPFNAYFKSSCPSCGTEGAQMYSSLHYDKGMRCTTCHDPHEVTANDWRDEYTLVGLKQTCQDCHPTQTEFFAEMGGAHSKDNCTGCHMPVMMSCENFAAVQNPDKGGFDNVRTSHIWKIDVSKDRKSINPPAGKDRDPMNVKGWRFDRDENGRFFVDLMWSCGRTTWADPNLVKPGASGCHSPIQSTLPKDLHFTDQAMIYEKVMEWQTPVKNGYEEIKKGLKEVNKAIANNVSLDVDKKSQAIFLAKEANEVKKKLEKDGGWGIHGPQYSKKIVDEALVYLEQAKNILGIK; this is encoded by the coding sequence ATGGGTATTAGGGAGATTGATCCAAATACTCCAAGAACTTTAGAAAACTATGTTGGCGATGCTGATGGTTTTTTAGAGATACTTTTTGAAAGACACCCTATGTTTCACTATGAAAGAGAGGGTAGGCTTGTAGGTCAATATAGAATCAGTGACCGTATGGAAGAGTTTGTTGAGATGAACTCTGGTCCGAAATTTGCAAAGAAAAAAGGACTTGAAAGAGCTGCTATAACATATAGATTAGGTATGGAATCAATTCTAGACTATCCTAATAAATTTGTTGGTCCAGATAAATGTGGTGAGTGTCACCCTGCACAATATGAACAATGGGAAAGATCAAGACATGCAAAATCAGTAAGATTCCCTGAGCAAATGTTAGAGGTAGATGGCGATTTAAAAAGACCTCTTTATGGAAGTTCAGCAAGTATACTCCCACTAGGTATTCAAGAAGATGATATATATGCGGTTATTGGAACACCAAGAACAAAATATGGTTTTATAGATAGATGGTTAGTTAGAGGAACTTACCATGTTCAAGATGGAAATTTGAGCGACTTAAGTGGTAAAATGGTAGCTGGTGGCAACCAATTCTCTAGAGTTTGGGCGCAACACATTACACCAGAAACAGCTAAAAAAATTGCTGAATTTTCACCAGGCTTCCCAACAAAAATGGAAGATTTTGGTCGTTCTCAATCAACTGTATGGGGAACAAACTCATATGGTGCAAACTATGCTAAATCAATGGCTTTTCAACCAGCTAGCTCATACTGTGAAGTATGTCATAGTTTCAAATTTGATTTTAAATCAAGACAAGAGTTTTTTGACGCTATAGGAGATAAGGATATGCTAAGAGAACACACTATCTCAAGAGGTATTTCATGCGAAGAGTGTCATGGAGCTGGAGCTCACTTGTATGGTGCAAGAGGTGCTGGTATGCCAAGTAACTGTGAAAGATGTCACCAAAGATTTGCATTTCATGAAGATGAGGCTGAGCCAAATCCAAGAAAACCATTTAATGCATACTTTAAATCAAGTTGTCCATCATGTGGCACAGAAGGTGCTCAAATGTATAGTTCATTACACTATGATAAAGGTATGAGATGTACAACTTGTCACGATCCACACGAAGTTACAGCAAACGACTGGAGAGATGAATATACTTTAGTTGGACTAAAACAAACTTGTCAAGATTGCCACCCAACACAAACAGAGTTTTTTGCTGAAATGGGTGGAGCCCATTCTAAAGATAATTGTACAGGATGCCATATGCCTGTTATGATGAGTTGTGAAAACTTTGCAGCTGTTCAAAATCCAGATAAAGGTGGTTTCGATAATGTTAGAACAAGCCATATTTGGAAAATTGATGTAAGCAAAGATAGAAAGTCAATCAACCCACCAGCAGGAAAAGATAGAGATCCTATGAATGTTAAAGGCTGGAGATTTGATAGAGATGAAAATGGTAGATTCTTTGTTGACTTAATGTGGAGTTGTGGTAGAACAACTTGGGCAGACCCTAACCTAGTTAAACCAGGTGCAAGTGGATGTCACAGTCCTATCCAATCAACTTTACCAAAAGATTTACACTTTACAGATCAAGCTATGATCTATGAAAAAGTTATGGAATGGCAAACTCCTGTTAAGAATGGATATGAAGAAATCAAAAAAGGCTTAAAAGAAGTTAATAAAGCTATTGCTAATAACGTAAGTCTTGATGTTGATAAGAAAAGCCAAGCTATATTCTTAGCAAAAGAAGCTAATGAAGTTAAAAAGAAACTTGAAAAAGATGGTGGTTGGGGAATTCATGGTCCGCAATATTCTAAAAAGATAGTTGATGAAGCATTAGTGTATTTAGAACAAGCAAAAAATATACTAGGTATTAAATAA
- a CDS encoding AAA family ATPase: MLDLNFGYYLQKASDLAKKNQNEYITTTHLLYIILNLDSDVKSIINNAFVDTNLIDLSNNLKQILEQNPKDNLEQTPVLSFALEMILKNGDMSDKVYTSLDFIQDILNDKDSDLSQILNHHGIENFNVKKIEISEKNEDKKEESFLDKYTLNLNKKAKNGLIDPLIGREKEISQTLQTLCRRKKNNPILVGEAGVGKTAIVDGIALNIVNKKVPSKLKDKLIYTLDTAALIAGTKYRGDFEERLKGVIDELKKDKNVILFIDEIHTILGTGETGGSLDMANILKPALANGEISCIGATTYEEFRKFNKDKALSRRFSKVDIDEPSIEDSFEILKGLKDSYEKHHSVKYSDDVLRASVELAKRYLRDKFLPDSAIDLIDETGAKFSIKDKKGIKITKKDIIDTLSKSANIENIAKNQDNTKTLKNLEKNLKSVIFGQDEAINALCNSLLRSYAGLKEENSPIGVFLFTGSSGIGKSELAKQLAKSLNVNFERFDMSEYMEAHSVSKLIGSPPGYVGFEGGGILTNNIKKNPYSVILLDEIEKAHQNLVNIFLQIFDNSTLTDSSGVVTDFKNTIIIMTSNLGTKEAPQMGFKKDDSIKVDNAVKSFFAPEFRNRIDSIINFNPLSDDVLTKIVDSTLKKIENRAKNVKIKATKEAKKYLINKGYSAEFGARNLKRVINQIISNAISKEILFGKLKNGGTISINLKDNELTYKFS; this comes from the coding sequence TTGTTAGATTTAAATTTTGGATACTATCTACAAAAAGCAAGTGATTTAGCTAAGAAAAATCAAAATGAATACATAACAACAACACATCTTCTATATATAATTTTAAATTTAGATAGTGATGTGAAATCCATTATAAACAATGCTTTTGTAGATACAAATTTGATAGATCTATCAAATAATTTAAAACAAATATTAGAACAAAATCCCAAAGACAACCTAGAGCAAACCCCTGTTTTAAGTTTTGCTCTAGAGATGATACTAAAAAATGGCGATATGTCAGATAAAGTCTATACATCACTGGACTTTATACAAGACATTTTAAATGATAAAGATAGTGATTTATCACAAATTTTAAACCACCATGGAATAGAAAATTTCAATGTAAAAAAGATAGAAATTTCAGAAAAAAACGAAGATAAAAAAGAGGAAAGTTTTTTAGATAAATACACTCTCAATCTCAATAAAAAAGCAAAAAATGGTCTAATAGATCCTTTAATAGGAAGAGAAAAAGAGATTAGTCAAACCTTGCAAACTCTATGCAGAAGAAAGAAAAATAATCCTATCTTAGTTGGAGAGGCTGGAGTTGGTAAAACTGCTATAGTTGATGGTATAGCTTTAAATATAGTTAATAAAAAAGTTCCATCTAAACTAAAAGATAAACTAATCTACACTCTTGATACAGCTGCTTTGATAGCTGGAACAAAATATAGAGGGGACTTTGAAGAGAGATTAAAAGGCGTTATAGATGAGCTCAAAAAAGATAAAAATGTTATCTTGTTTATAGATGAAATTCATACTATTTTAGGAACAGGCGAAACAGGTGGAAGCTTAGATATGGCAAACATACTAAAACCTGCACTAGCAAATGGTGAAATTTCATGTATTGGGGCTACAACCTATGAAGAGTTTAGGAAATTTAATAAAGACAAGGCATTAAGCAGGAGATTTTCAAAAGTTGATATTGATGAGCCAAGTATTGAAGATAGCTTTGAGATATTAAAAGGGCTAAAAGATAGCTATGAAAAACACCATAGTGTTAAATACAGCGATGATGTATTAAGAGCTAGTGTTGAACTTGCAAAAAGGTATTTAAGAGATAAATTTTTACCAGATAGCGCAATTGATTTGATTGATGAAACTGGGGCTAAATTTTCCATTAAAGATAAAAAAGGTATAAAAATAACCAAAAAAGATATCATTGATACGCTATCTAAAAGTGCAAATATAGAAAATATAGCTAAAAATCAAGATAATACTAAAACTCTAAAAAATTTAGAAAAAAATCTAAAAAGTGTTATATTTGGTCAAGATGAAGCCATAAATGCACTATGCAATTCCTTGCTTCGTTCATATGCAGGACTAAAAGAGGAAAACTCGCCTATTGGGGTGTTTTTATTTACAGGAAGTAGCGGTATTGGTAAAAGTGAGCTTGCAAAACAATTGGCAAAATCACTAAATGTTAATTTTGAAAGATTTGATATGAGTGAATATATGGAAGCTCACTCTGTCTCAAAACTAATAGGCTCACCACCTGGATATGTAGGTTTTGAAGGTGGAGGTATTTTAACAAATAATATCAAAAAAAATCCATATAGTGTTATACTTTTAGATGAGATAGAAAAAGCTCATCAAAATTTAGTTAATATATTTTTGCAAATTTTTGACAACTCAACCCTAACTGATAGTAGCGGTGTTGTTACTGATTTTAAAAATACCATAATTATAATGACTTCAAATTTAGGGACAAAGGAAGCTCCACAAATGGGCTTTAAAAAAGATGATAGTATAAAAGTAGATAACGCTGTTAAAAGCTTTTTTGCTCCTGAGTTTAGAAATAGGATTGATAGTATTATAAACTTTAACCCGCTAAGTGATGATGTTTTAACCAAAATAGTTGATTCTACATTAAAAAAGATAGAAAATAGAGCTAAAAATGTTAAGATTAAAGCGACAAAAGAAGCAAAAAAATATCTTATAAATAAAGGCTATAGTGCAGAATTTGGTGCTAGAAATCTAAAAAGAGTTATAAACCAAATTATAAGCAATGCTATAAGCAAAGAAATACTTTTTGGCAAGCTTAAAAATGGTGGCACAATAAGTATAAACTTAAAAGATAACGAACTAACTTATAAATTTAGCTAA